In Oncorhynchus tshawytscha isolate Ot180627B linkage group LG06, Otsh_v2.0, whole genome shotgun sequence, the following are encoded in one genomic region:
- the LOC112252137 gene encoding trimeric intracellular cation channel type A, producing MDVLGVLNLGDVAQTFSKIGMFPVFDLAYYIVSILYLKYEPGSVEVARKSPVASWLCAMLYCFASYILADVLLGGCPLDYFQYNSHILLASIIWYLIFFCPLNLFYKCVAFLPVKLVLVALKEVVRARKIAAGVHHAHHAYHNGFLIMVIIGYVKGSGVALISNFEQLLRGVWSPDTNEILNMSFPTKASLYGAILFTLQEAHLLPVSKSTLICLFTLFMATTKVILTARHSHGSPFILIESWVCHLLFGSPLGGGEEEHHATLAPAPVAPVSPVKTKEELSEGTRKRKSKKAE from the exons ATGGACGTGTTGGGAGTCCTCAATTTGGGCGATGTTGCCCAAACTTTCTCAAAAATTGGAATGTTTCCAGTTTTTGATCTTGCTTATTACATCGTGTCCATACTCTACCTCAAGTATGAACCAG GGTCAGTGGAGGTGGCTCGCAAGAGCCCTGTGGCCTCTTGGCTTTGTGCCATGCTCTATTGCTTTGCGAGCTACATCTTAGCAGACGTTTTGCTCGGAGGTTGCCCCCTGGACTATTTTCAATACAACAGCCACATCCTCCTAGCCTCCATTATTTG GTACCTCATCTTTTTTTGCCCACTGAACCTGTTCTACAAATGTGTGGCTTTCCTGCCTGTAAAGCTTGTGCTGGTAGCCTTAAAGGAGGTTGTCCGTGCTCGTAAAATTGCAGCCGGCGTGCACCATGCCCATCATGCCTACCATAACGGCTTCCTCATCATGGTCATCATCGGCTACGTCAAAG GGTCAGGAGTAGCTCTCATTTCCAATTTTGAGCAACTGCTTCGTGGTGTGTGGAGCCCCGACACCAATGAAATCCTCAACATGTCATT CCCTACTAAAGCCAGTCTGTATGGAGCCATTCTGTTTACACTTCAGGAGGCACACTTACTTCCCGTGTCCAAGAGCACCCTCATCTGTCTTTTCACTCTGTTCATGGCTACTACCAAG GTGATCTTGACCGCCCGCCACTCTCACGGCTCTCCATTCATCCTCATCGAGTCTTGGGTGTGCCACTTGCTCTTTGGCTCCCCTCTTGGAGGTGGTGAGGAGGAGCACCACGCCACACTTGCCCCAGCCCCTGTCGCCCCCGTCTCACCAGTCAAAACCAAGGAGGAGCTCAGTGAAGGCACTCGCAAAAGGAAGTCCAAGAAAGCCGAGTAG
- the smim7 gene encoding small integral membrane protein 7 yields MIGDLLIFGTLLMNAGAVLNFKLKRKETHGGFGDEPRGPTTGDNIREFLLSLRYFRIFIALWNIFMMFCMILLFGS; encoded by the exons ATGATCGGGGATCTCTTGATATTCGG GACCTTACTCATGAATGCTGGTGCTGTGTTAAACTTCAAACT aaagagaaaggagacgCATGGAGGATTTGGAGATGAACCTCGTGGTCCAACTACAG GTGACAACATCAGGGAGTTCCTCCTGAGTCTACGTTACTTCCGGATCTTCATTGCCTTATGGAACATCTTCATGATGTTTTGCATGATTCT ATTGTTTGGCTCATGA